A genomic window from Yarrowia lipolytica chromosome 1D, complete sequence includes:
- a CDS encoding uncharacterized protein (Compare to YALI0D03355g, weakly similar to DEHA0E15807g Debaryomyces hansenii), with translation MTTIARAKTTDTDTDDPILCPLRVGHLLKSGESAFPTAFSQAYNKKALDEQKSFDALTATKTDPDTDICANCRIRWIPGWSVSVQIEFLTTKRKKAVRNLVYKCDKCSYKLKHALPAPGTARVKRMPAKKVKQESKVSKPTSCGSKSTLGSKPPQSKFGKAGKAAQNKNSLKAMLELKKQKEKEKSSLNLMDFMN, from the coding sequence ATGACGACGATAGCAAGAGCAAAAACAACTGATACTGATACAGACGACCCCATTCTCTGTCCGTTACGAGTCGGCCATCTCCTCAAATCAGGTGAATCAGCATTTCCTACGGCGTTCAGTCAGGCTtacaacaagaaggcccTTGACGAGCAAAAGTCGTTCGATGCCCTTACAGCCACCAAGACCGACCCAGACACGGACATTTGCGCCAACTGTCGCATCCGATGGATCCCAGGATGGTCAGTTTCTGTTCAGATTGAGTTTCTGACCACTAAACGGAAAAAGGCCGTCCGAAACCTCGTCTACAAGTGTGACAAGTGTTCATATAAGTTGAAGCATGCCTTGCCAGCGCCAGGGACGGCTCGAGTCAAGCGGATGCCGGCTAAGAAGGTCAAACAAGAGTCGAAGGTGTCGAAGCCGACTTCTTGTGGTTCGAAATCGACTTTGGGGTCAAAGCCTCCCCAGTCCAAGTTTGGCAAGGCTGGAAAGGCTGCTCAGAACAAAAACTCGCTCAAGGCCATGCTGGAGctgaagaaacagaaggagaaggaaaagtcGAGTCTCAATTTGATGGACTTTATGAATTAA
- a CDS encoding uncharacterized protein (Compare to YALI0D03399g, similar to uniprot|Q91YE4 Mus musculus 67 kDa polymerase- associated factor PAF67), giving the protein MDSDEEFIDNSLAVGDIVYDEAQIAQQQQEYAAQLKLASTAIPTVVKDFIQYFHRCLSDNSVYELHGCYENSFGKLTDKFYKNSHWPHPVAQVAPLVKNDPVFLYFYSELYYRHLYAKLTPTPLERFESYSNYCNLFNYILNSDGPVDLELPTSWAWGIVDEFIYQYNSYWMTKEAHNSDGVAPDTWGTYSVLNVLYSLSEKTKIREQLRAIKAGLDPMDVAGPYGSRPLYKMLGYFCVIGLLRVHTLLGDFTLALKTMESIELTKKALFARVAPAHFATYYYVGICYVMTRRYADAIRCFSHVLTYMARTKNVQGPRYDAKRSEQMYALLAICVVLSPARLDDSIHVALRDRYGDQMAAMQRGDLKLFEELFTFAAPKFIQPGDVHGGDPLKHHLKIFMVDVTNTLSTANLKSYLNLYATMDLGKLASFLDTDAEDLRSQLVTLKMKNRQLRWTEGELADGTYQHCSELDIALENDLIHVAEAKGGRKFADWFIRNTVKNYSVQDYIVNGDKKDKEKKN; this is encoded by the coding sequence ATGGACAGTGACGAAGAATTCATCGACAACTCGCTGGCCGTCGGCGACATTGTGTACGACGAGGCCCAGATTGcgcagcaacagcaggagTATGCCGCCCAGCTCAAGCTGGCATCCACAGCCATCCCCACCGTGGTCAAGGATTTCATCCAGTACTTCCACCGATGCCTTTCCGACAATTCTGTGTACGAGCTGCACGGCTGTTACGAAAACTCGTTTGGAAAACTGACCGACAAGTTTTACAAAAACTCGCATTGGCCCCATCCTGTGGCCCAGGTTGCTCCTCTGGTCAAGAACGATCCTGTCTTTCTGTACTTTTACTCGGAGCTCTACTACCGACACCTGTACGCCAAGCTGACGCCCACACCCCTCGAGCGGTTCGAGTCCTACTCCAACTACTGCAACCTGTTCAACTACATTCTCAACTCGGACGGACCTGTCGATCTCGAGCTCCCCACctcttgggcttggggtATTGTGGACGAGTTCATCTACCAGTACAACTCGTACTGGatgaccaaggaggcccACAACAGCGACGGTGTGGCCCCCGACACCTGGGGCACCTACTCCGTGCTCAACGTGCTGTACTCACTGTctgagaagaccaagattCGAGAACAACTGCGAGCCATCAAGGCTGGTCTTGATCCCATGGATGTGGCTGGACCCTATGGCTCCAGACCTCTGTACAAGATGCTGGGCTACTTCTGTGTCATTGGTCTGCTGCGAGTGCACACCCTTCTGGGAGACTTcactctggctctcaagaccATGGAGTCCATTGAGCTgaccaagaaggctctGTTTGCACGTGTCGCACCCGCTCACTTTGCCACCTACTACTACGTGGGCATCTGCTACGTCATGACCCGGCGATACGCCGACGCCATCCGATGCTTCTCCCATGTTCTGACCTACATGGCTCGAACCAAGAACGTGCAGGGTCCTCGGTACGACGCCAAGCGATCCGAGCAGATGTACGCTCTGCTGGCCATCTGTGTCGTTCTGTCTCCTGCTCGTCTGGACGACTCCATCCACGTGGCTCTGCGAGATCGATACGGCGATCAGATGGCTGCCATGCAGCGGGGTGACctcaagctgtttgaggagcTCTTCACCTTTGCCGCTCCCAAGTTCATCCAGCCCGGCGATGTGCATGGAGGCGACCCGCTCAAGCACCACCTCAAGATCTTTATGGTTGACGTTACCAACACGTTGTCCACCGCCAACCTCAAGTCGTACCTCAACCTGTACGCCACCATGGACCTCGGCAAGCTGGCCTCGTTCCTGGACACTGACGCAGAGGACCTGAGATCGCAGCTTGTCACTCTCAAGATGAAGAACCGACAGCTGCGATGGACCGAGGGCGAGCTGGCCGACGGCACTTACCAGCACTGTTCCGAGCTGGACATTGCTCTTGAGAATGATCTCATTCACGttgccgaggccaagggcGGACGAAAGTTTGCCGACTGGTTCATCCGAAACACCGTCAAGAACTACTCCGTCCAGGACTACATTGTCAACGGTGAtaagaaggacaaggagaagaagaactaG
- a CDS encoding uncharacterized protein (Compare to YALI0D03465g, uniprot|P30887 Yarrowia lipolytica Acid phosphatase precursor PHO2 gene) → MYIRRRVPIQDSQTRSCHLLTRSPPLIMKFSTIALPLLASAALAQTNSSHSGTNATSHNSTVPNENSKTTIVVTNDDSWASANIRAFYDELKKEGYNVFMFAPALQQSGTGGTFVLPKNTTLAKGAEWGSAPVGAPAWGQDEKDDHIWYFDGTPGAAVTFGFDYALPKFHNNITVDLVVSGPNEGWNLGPFVYTLSGTEGAMYTSVLRGVPAIAFSGENKHTYYANASNSETASHNIYAKASTAIVKNLLKNAKGRPSVLPYGVGLSVNLPLVGDIDPTGKCTDPKPIFTRQTGRGAITDKLVFNETTGLFKYGDIKSDATKACLNGDCFLPDETDVINNWGCYSSISVVSTDYDAPGALAAEAQFLNRGLVEFAPTGYGSFPGN, encoded by the coding sequence ATGTATATAAGGAGGAGGGTCCCGATCCAGGATTCTCAGACCAGATCCTGTCATTTGCTCACTCGCTCACCCCCCCTCATAATGAAGTTCTCTACCATcgctcttcctcttctggcCTCGGCTGCTCTGGCCCAGACCAACTCTTCCCACAGCGGCACCAACGCCACCTCCCACAACTCTACCGTGCCCAATGAGAACTCAAAGACCACCATTGTCGTCACCAATGACGATTCTTGGGCCTCTGCTAACATTCGAGCTTTCTAcgatgagctcaagaaggagggctACAACGTGTTCATGTTTGCCCCTGCCCTGCAACAGTCGGGAACCGGAGGCACCTTTGTGCTCCCAAAGAACACTACTCTCGCCAAGGGTGCCGAGTGGGGCTCGGCTCCCGTTGGAGCTCCTGCTTGGGGCCaggacgagaaggacgaccACATCTGGTACTTTGACGGAACCCCCGGAGCTGCCGTGACCTTTGGTTTCGACTACGCTCTGCCCAAGTTCCacaacaacatcaccgTCGACCTGGTTGTGTCGGGACCCAATGAGGGCTGGAACCTCGGTCCCTTCGTCTACACCCTGTCTGGAACTGAGGGAGCCATGTACACCTCTGTTCTGCGAGGCGTTCCTGCAATTGCCTTCTCTGGAGAGAACAAGCACACTTACTACGCCAACGCCTCCAACTCCGAGACCGCCTCCCACAACATCTACGCCAAGGCCTCCACTGCCATTGtcaagaacctgctcaAAAACGCCAAGGGTCGACCTTCTGTTCTGCCCTACGGTGTCGGTCTCTCGGTCAATCTTCCTCTGGTTGGGGACATTGATCCTACTGGAAAGTGCACTGATCCCAAGCCTATCTTCACCCGACAGACCGGCCGAGGCGCCATCACCGACAAACTGGTTTTCAACGAGACTACAGGCCTGTTCAAGTACGGAGATATCAAGTCTGATGCTACCAAGGCCTGCCTGAACGGAGACTGCTTCCTTCCCGATGAGACTGACGTCATCAACAACTGGGGCTGCTACTCCTCCATTTCTGTCGTCTCTACCGACTATGACGCCCCTGGTGCTCTTGCTGCCGAGGCTCAGTTCCTCAACAGAGGTCTGGTCGAGTTTGCTCCTACCGGCTACGGTTCGTTCCCTGGTAACTAA
- a CDS encoding uncharacterized protein (Compare to YALI0D03480g, weakly similar to uniprot|Q872A4 Neurospora crassa CAD70830 (CAD70830) Related to phosphatidylserine decarboxylase, similar to Saccharomyces cerevisiae PSD2 (YGR170W); ancestral locus Anc_5.174): protein MRFLKRRGKPSTSKTHGTAPSVFLRVHLIQARGIAPRDREKNTKCEPYAVLSCGDFRFTTHTIHNSVDPDWNCWIDIPVRSGDESLDLVVWDRIRFNKDYLGEVAIPLKDMFHKGVTEIETPVQWFPLHSTRSKAAGYVSGDVSLQFSLVDEQGETSPQLFEQWQRFVDTEELESDMPASDAGDDAGGDSDVEMSNLAHEMFRTNILDLPAEMRLSLDMSSESQSESGAESDIESDQNGDEDRSNNPDDYVGVPDVSQATLRRGDENHDAFDAQHQHHHQQFAPGTVRKQQQLALVGPPGLNSLATANMMARTPPVNNSGPSTGTHTPDHLELPAKKSKSKSKKSKKRKAQHYELNCSNAVLGVIFLEILSITDLPPLRNMTRTGFDVDPFVIISFGRSTFRTQSKRHTLNPTYNERVIFPVLKHEQSFSIGFTVMDKDKISTHDFVADGRFEIRPLLDLAPRPDPASMLYDLDHRSAPPAPLRKRRFRRARKARHNNLTATDFDDFMVSSSDLPERSDMNEYDDEEGDSTGSSAPSSAENMRVFELPLRIKNQKYAEKHNPVLTVRARFMPYAALRQRLWTSLLQKYDVTGSGTINIVDITQMLDELNSTLSSTTVVGWWKKFGRSIDEDLTIPEAVTCLEQQIMKDSLMQEHHLMKQRRASLKADGMARLAPGANGPVGVSSGSVVTGSMATGSSSSAGTSPVAARTNSHGSVLTASSAGSSIPGLPRTNSSSATRESSAVPSEEHVANSNGSPSIPVPSLVRSTTHYQEPLLITDGSDSEASQGHSQLYHGNPSTDTLASLANSDDDEPERVIRLETCPICNQPRFNKRAEMDIVTHLATCANEQSVHKILSSRFVSKSQAHKKWFSKIVSKVTHGNYRLGANSANILVQDRATGLIEEEKMSIYVRLGIRLLYKGLSSREMERKRVRRLLRSLTNKQGRKFDSALSVKSIKPFIRFHNLDLSDVADPLDSFKTFNQFFYRKLKPGARPLQNAEAGAVCCAADSRATMYKSVSKATQIWIKGREFTIKRLFGDAYPNLVDRFNDCSIAIFRLAPQDYHRFHSPVEGIVGKPKTIDGEYYTVNPMAIRSALDVFGENVRVLTPIETADFGTVMFIAVGAMMVGSTVMTVKEGEHVERGQELGYFQFGGSTCLVLFQKDCMVFDDDLLSNSEQAIETLVRVGQSLGHKK from the exons ATGCGGTTTCTCAAACGACGAGGAAAACCGTCGACTTCAAAGACCCACGGCACGGCGCCAAGTGTCTTTCTCAGGGTCCATTTGATCCAG GCTCGAGGAATTGCCCCTAGAGACCGCGAAAAGAACACAAAGTGCGAACCGTACGCTGTTCTGTCATGCGGTGACTTTCGATTCACCACACACACGATCCACAACTCGGTGGATCCCGACTGGAACTGCTGGATCGACATTCCCGTGCGATCCGGAGACGAGTCGCTCGATCTGGTGGTCTGGGACCGCATCAGATTCAACAAGGACTACCTGGGAGAAGTCGCCATTcctctcaaggacatgttCCACAAGGGAGTCACCGAAATAGAGACTCCCGTCCAGTGGTTCCCCCTTCATTCCACCAGATCAAAGGCTGCAGGCTATGTCAGTGGAGATGTGTCTCTACAGTTCTCCCTGGTGGACGAACAGGGCGAAACCAGCCCtcagctgtttgagcagtGGCAGAGGTTTGTTGACACTGAGGAATTGGAGTCAGACATGCCTGCCAGTGATGCAGGCGACGATGCAGGCGGCGACAGTGACGTTGAAATGTCGAATCTCGCACACGAAATGTTCCGAACCAACATTCTCGATCTGCCCGCTGAGATGCGACTCAGTCTTGATATGAGTTCCGAGTCTCAATCCGAGTCTGGAGCGGAATCCGACATTGAATCGGATCAAAACGGAGACGAGGACCGCAGCAACAACCCCGACGACTACGTTGGAGTTCCAGACGTCTCCCAGGCCACTCTTCGAAGAGGTGACGAGAACCATGACGCTTTTGACGCCCAACATCAGCACCACCATCAGCAATTTGCTCCTGGAACTGTTCGGAAGCAGCAACAGCTTGCGTTGGTAGGTCCGCCCGGCCTCAATTCTCTTGCCACTGCAAATATGATGGCACGAACTCCCCCAGTCAACAATTCCGGTCCTTCCACCGGCACACATACCCCTGACCATCTTGAACTTCCGGCCAAGAAGTCCAAATCCAAGTCTaaaaagtccaagaagaGAAAGGCGCAGCATTACGAGCTCAACTGCAGCAACGCTGTTCTCGGAGTCATCTTCCTGGAGATTCTCAGCATCACAGACCTGCCTCCCCTTCGGAACATGACCCGAACCGGGTTTGATGTTGATCCGTttgtcatcatctccttTGGGCGATCTACGTTTCGAACTCAGAGCAAACGACATACACTCAATCCCACATACAACGAGCGGGTCATTTTTCCGGTGCTCAAACACGAGCAGTCGTTCTCAATCGGTTTCACAGTgatggacaaggacaagatcaGCACGCATGATTTTGTGGCTGACGGCCGGTTTGAAATCAGACCGCTGCTTGACCTCGCTCCCCGGCCTGATCCCGCAAGCATGCTGTACGACCTGGACCATCGGTCTGCGCCTCCTGCACCTTTACGGAAGCGACGGTTCCGGCGAGCTCGAAAGGCCAGACACAACAACCTCACGGCTACGGATTTCGACGACTTTATGGTCTCGTCTTCGGATCTTCCCGAACGGTCAGATATGAACGAGTACGACGATGAAGAGGGGGATAGTACTGGCTCGTCTGCGCCATCCTCGGCAGAGAACATGAGAGTGTTTGAGCTTCCTCTGCGGATCAAAAACCAAAAGTACGCCGAAAAGCACAATCCTGTTCTGACGGTGCGGGCTCGGTTCATGCCCTATGCGGCCCTTCGGCAACGGCTGTGGACGTCGTTGCTGCAGAAGTACGACGTCACGGGCAGTGGGACTATCAATATTGTTGATATTACTCAAAtgctggacgagctgaACTCGACTTTGTCGTCCACGACTGTTGttgggtggtggaagaagtTTGGACGGTCCATTGATGAGGATCTGACCATTCCCGAGGCTGTCACGTgtctcgagcagcagatTATGAAAGATTCGCTCATGCAGGAGCATCATTTGATGAAGCAGCGACGGGCGAGCTTGAAGGCTGATGGAATGGCAAGGCTGGCGCCAGGAGCTAATGGCCCTGTTGGAGTTAGTTCAGGCAGTGTAGTCACGGGAAGCATGGCTACTGGCAGTTCCTCTTCTGCAGGAACCTCTCCTGTGGCTGCTAGAACCAACAGCCATGGTTCTGTTCTCACTGCGTCCAGTGCCGGCAGTTCGATCCCCGGTCTCCCTCGAACGaactcttcttctgccactCGAGAGTCTTCTGCTGTTCCTTCTGAAGAGCACGTTGCGAACAGTAACGGTAGCCCCAGCATTCCCGTTCCATCTCTTGTCCGTTCTACCACCCATTACCAGGAGCCGCTTTTGATCACAGACGGTAGTGACAGCGAGGCCTCTCAGGGTCATAGTCAACTGTACCATGGAAACCCGTCTACTGACACTCTTGCCTCTCTTGCCAATtctgacgacgatgaaCCCGAACGAGTCATTAGACTCGAAACCTGTCCCATCTGCAATCAGCCCCGGTTCAACAAACGCGCTGAAATGGACATTGTCACTCATCTGGCCACCTGTGCCAACGAACAGTCCGTGCACAAGATTCTTTCAAGCCGTTTCGTGTCCAAATCTCAGGCCCACAAGAAATGGTTCTCCAAGATTGTCTCCAAGGTTACCCATGGCAACTACCGGCTTGGAGCCAACTCGGCCAACATTCTGGTCCAGGATCGAGCCACAGGTctgattgaggaggagaaaaTGAGCATCTACGTCCGTCTGGGTATCCGGTTGCTCTACAAGGGTCTCTCTTCACGAGAAATGGAGCGAAAGCGGGTCAGACGGCTGTTGCGAAGtctcaccaacaagcaAGGCCGTAAGTTTGATTCTGCTTTGTCTGTCAAGAGTATCAAGCCGTTCATCCGGTTCCACAATTTGGACCTATCGGACGTGGCAGATCCGCTGGATTCGTTCAAGACGTTCAACCAGTTCTTTTACCGGAAACTCAAACCTGGGGCTCGTCCTCTTCAAAACGCCGAGGCTGGAGCCGTCTGCTGTGCTGCAGACAGTCGGGCTACTATGTACAAGTCTGTTTCCAAAGCAACACAGATTTGGATCAAGGGTCGGGAGTTCACCATCAAACGTCTTTTCGGAGATGCGTACCCGAATCTCGTGGACCGGTTCAACGACTGTAGCATTGCCATCTTCCGACTGGCTCCTCAGGACTATCATCGGTTTCATTCTCCTGTAGAGGGTATTGTTGGCAAGCCCAAGACGATTGACGGAGAGTACTACACGGTGAATCCCATGGCTATCCGAAGTGCGCTGGACGTGTTTGGCGAGAACGTACGGGTTCTGACGCCTATTGAGACGGCTGACTTTGGCACGGTCATGTTCATTGCCGTGGGAGCCATGATGGTGGGCTCTACGGTGATGACAGTGAAGGAAGGAGAGCATGTGGAGCGTGGCCAGGAGCTGGGCTACTTTCAGTTTGGAGGTTCTACTTGTTTGGTACTGTTCCAGAAAGACTGTATGGTTTTTGACGATGATTTGCTGTCCAACTCTGAGCAGGCCATTGAGACTCTTGTCAGAGTTGGGCAGAGCCTCGGCCATAAGAAGTAA
- a CDS encoding uncharacterized protein (Compare to YALI0D03509g, similar to Saccharomyces cerevisiae BCS1 (YDR375C); ancestral locus Anc_5.448, similar to uniprot|P32839 Saccharomyces cerevisiae YDR375c BCS1 mitochondrial protein of the CDC48/PAS1/SEC18 (AAA) family of ATPases), producing MGWFGSQKDGSAQPAQSPQSVHVAAPTTEPTLVAPGAATPPTTLDLSPMADATTAAATAGSSAASAPAAAPSGNFLTSMLGENSGFLENPLFTGGMGLMVLGAVVALGRTGIVQGSQFLQRQLLVDLEIASKDRSYAWFLEWMSHHPQRSSRHLAVQTTVKQHASGSFTTQFSLVPGPGRHLIRYKGAFMLVKRERSNRLLDMNSGSPFETITLTTLYRDRYVFQELLAEAQQRAQKMQAGKTVIYTSFGPEWRPFGQPRRKRELDSVILDKGVSESIVEDVNDFLKNSQWYHDRGIPYRRGYLLYGPPGSGKSSFIQALAGELDYNICILNLAEATLTDDRLNHLMNHVPERTFLLLEDIDSAFNERKQSADQGYHSGVTFSGLLNALDGVASAEERIIFMTTNHPERLDPALIRPGRVDFKECIDNATEYQAEKMFMRFFPGEEKLCNEFIQTLKANNKLVSTAQMQGLFVMNKTDPVGAIHMAQYLPENEGTPSPASEPPVHKGV from the coding sequence ATGGGCTGGTTTGGATCTCAGAAGGACGGTAGCGCTCAGCCCGCTCAGTCCCCGCAATCTGTCCACGTGGCGGCGCCCACAACTGAACCTACACTGGTTGCTCCTGGTGCCGCTACACCTCCGACTACTCTTGATCTGTCGCCAATGGCCGATGCCACCACagctgctgccactgcAGGCTCCAGCGCCGCCAGTGCTCCTGCCGCCGCACCCTCAGGAAACTTCCTCACCTCTATGCTGGGCGAAAACTCCGGGTTCCTAGAAAACCCACTGTTCACTGGAGGTATGGGTCTGATGGTGCTGGGAGCCGTGGTGGCTCTTGGACGAACAGGAATCGTACAGGGTTCGCAGTTTCTTCAGCGACAACTTCTCGTCGACCTCGAAATCGCCTCCAAAGACCGATCTTACGCCTGGTTCCTGGAGTGGATGTCCCACCATCCTCAGAGAAGCTCCCGACACTTGGCTGTTCAGACCACAGTCAAGCAGCACGCCTCTGGCTCGTTCACGACCCAGTTTTCGCTGGTTCCCGGTCCTGGACGGCATCTGATCCGATACAAGGGCGCATTCATGCTGGTCAAGCGAGAACGATCCAACCGGCTGCTGGACATGAACTCAGGTTCTCCCTTTGAGACAATCACTCTGACCACTCTCTACAGAGACCGATACGTGTTCCAGGAGCTTCTTGCCGAAGCCCAGCAGCGAGCCCAGAAGATGCAGGCCGGCAAGACGGTCATCTACACATCGTTTGGACCCGAATGGAGACCTTTTGGACAACCCCGTCGAAAGCGAGAATTGGACTCGGTTATTCTGGACAAGGGAGTGTCCGAGAGCATTGTGGAGGACGTGAACGATTTCCTCAAGAACTCGCAGTGGTACCACGACCGAGGAATCCCCTACCGACGAGGATACCTGCTGTATGGAcctcctggatctggaaAGTCGTCTTTCATCCAGGCTCTAGCTGGAGAACTGGATTACAACATTTGTATTCTCAATCTTGCCGAGGCCACTCTTACCGACGACCGTCTTAATCACCTGATGAACCATGTGCCTGAGCGAAcgttccttcttctggaagatATAGATTCTGCCTTCAATGAGCGAAAGCAGAGTGCCGATCAGGGCTACCATTCCGGAGTCACCTTCTCTGGTCTTCTGAACGCCCTGGACGGTGTGGCTTCTGCGGAAGAACGAATCATCTTCATGACCACCAACCATCCCGAGCGTCTGGATCCTGCTCTCATTCGACCTGGACGAGTTGACTTCAAGGAGTGTATTGACAATGCCACCGAGTACCAGGCCGAGAAGATGTTCATGCGGTTCTTCCCCGGCGAGGAGAAGCTGTGCAACGAGTTCATCCagactctcaaggccaacaaCAAGCTGGTTTCCACAGCCCAGATGCAGGGTCTGTTTGTCATGAACAAGACCGACCCTGTTGGCGCCATTCACATGGCCCAGTATCTCCCCGAAAACGAGGGCACTCCCTCCCCCGCCAGTGAGCCTCCTGTCCACAAGGGGGTGTAG